The Prevotella melaninogenica genome window below encodes:
- the hemN gene encoding oxygen-independent coproporphyrinogen III oxidase, with protein MKQELIDKYNVSVPRYTSYPPANFFRLFTGEEFLREVDYSNEVREKNLSFYFHMPFCRRLCHYCGCNSYPMAKQEHVEAYVQALHKEIDLVAKHLDNSRRISQIHYGGGSPTAMPVSVLKELNEHLLSLFSTIEQPEIAIECHPGYLTAEDWQGLLDARFNRFSLGVQDFNEEVLRLVNRTPSELPTEEIVAILRNAGVNINMDFLFGLPLQTSDSFKKTIERAVAMRPDRVTTFSYGHCPWIFKRQMILEKAGLPDTEEKALMFQKAKDVLHEAGYLSVGLDHFVLPNDELSEALQSHRLHRNFQGYCTRRTTGQVYAFGVTGISQLETAYAQNTKSIDEYITEVSAGTLPIRKGYQLTSKERIVREVIERLMCNYHLDWTHLAEDLVVSVAEVKEAINYDVERLQEMERDGILCLTENTLEMTGEGNPFVRTVAAALDSMMVATDKKFSKPI; from the coding sequence ATGAAGCAAGAACTGATTGATAAATACAATGTATCTGTACCTCGTTATACGAGTTATCCACCAGCTAACTTCTTCCGACTTTTTACTGGGGAAGAGTTTCTGAGGGAGGTTGATTATAGCAATGAGGTGCGTGAGAAGAATCTTTCCTTTTATTTTCATATGCCTTTTTGTCGGCGTCTGTGTCATTATTGTGGCTGCAACTCTTACCCTATGGCAAAGCAAGAGCATGTCGAAGCCTATGTACAAGCATTGCATAAGGAGATAGATCTTGTAGCAAAGCATCTGGATAATAGTAGACGTATATCGCAGATTCATTATGGTGGTGGTAGTCCAACGGCTATGCCTGTAAGCGTTCTTAAAGAACTGAATGAGCATCTGCTGTCACTCTTTTCTACGATAGAACAGCCTGAAATAGCCATAGAATGTCATCCTGGTTATCTAACAGCTGAGGACTGGCAAGGACTGTTGGATGCACGATTTAATCGTTTTAGTTTAGGTGTACAGGACTTCAATGAAGAGGTGTTGAGGCTTGTTAATCGTACGCCTTCTGAATTGCCAACAGAGGAAATAGTGGCAATTCTCCGTAACGCGGGTGTTAATATTAATATGGATTTCCTCTTTGGCTTACCGCTTCAGACATCGGATAGCTTTAAGAAGACGATAGAGCGTGCTGTAGCAATGCGCCCCGACCGTGTTACAACATTCAGTTATGGACACTGCCCATGGATATTTAAACGGCAGATGATACTTGAAAAGGCTGGTCTTCCTGATACGGAGGAGAAGGCTTTGATGTTCCAAAAGGCTAAAGATGTGCTGCATGAGGCGGGTTATCTTAGTGTTGGTTTGGATCATTTTGTACTTCCTAATGATGAACTATCTGAGGCTTTGCAATCTCATCGACTACATCGAAACTTCCAAGGTTATTGCACGCGTCGCACAACGGGGCAGGTGTATGCCTTCGGTGTGACGGGTATCAGTCAATTAGAAACTGCCTATGCACAGAATACAAAGTCGATAGACGAATATATAACAGAAGTCTCTGCGGGTACATTGCCTATTCGGAAAGGTTACCAATTAACGTCCAAAGAGCGTATAGTACGTGAAGTAATTGAGCGTTTGATGTGTAACTATCATCTTGATTGGACACACCTTGCGGAGGATCTTGTAGTGTCGGTAGCTGAGGTGAAGGAGGCTATCAATTATGATGTTGAACGCCTGCAAGAGATGGAAAGAGATGGTATTCTTTGTTTAACAGAGAATACTTTAGAGATGACAGGGGAAGGGAATCCCTTTGTTCGTACTGTGGCTGCTGCGCTTGATTCGATGATGGTGGCTACGGATAAGAAGTTTTCAAAGCCGATATAA
- the hemG gene encoding protoporphyrinogen oxidase, giving the protein MEERKIVVVGAGLTGLTCAAYLRRKGQDVVVLEAADRIGGLMQTEEVDGFVMEQGPSTGTIKYPEVAELFDMLGDDCTLEVAQSSAKCRLIWKDGRFHALPSGLWSAITTPLFTLKDKFRILGEPWRKKGIDPNESVGSLAERRLGRSFVDYAVDPFLSGVYAGDPYQLPTRLALPKLYDLEQRYGSFIKGAMALAKQPKTDREKRATKAVFSTRGGFRSLVSALGRVIGDERIRTNCKELSIEPLGDKWKLSWGENTIIAEQVITTCPAYALPKLLNFLPKEQLDDLSNLYYAPVIEIGVGMKNTGDVHWNAFGGLVPSKEKQNVLGVLMPSACFQGRSPKEGANYACFIGGACHPEYINKTDEELIGLVNTSLHTMLGYPKGTCADVIRIYRHSHAIPQYMPETDARLRTIDAVELAYPGLHIIGNLKDGIGMGDRIKQAVDMAEKISLSVS; this is encoded by the coding sequence ATGGAAGAAAGAAAGATAGTTGTCGTTGGTGCTGGTCTTACTGGTCTTACTTGTGCAGCTTATCTACGTCGTAAAGGTCAAGATGTAGTGGTTTTGGAGGCTGCCGATCGTATCGGTGGACTTATGCAGACGGAAGAGGTAGACGGCTTTGTGATGGAACAAGGACCGAGTACGGGTACTATTAAATACCCTGAAGTGGCTGAACTCTTCGATATGTTAGGCGATGATTGTACGTTGGAGGTAGCACAGAGTTCTGCTAAATGCCGTTTGATATGGAAAGATGGACGTTTTCATGCCCTACCTTCTGGACTTTGGTCTGCTATCACCACTCCTCTCTTCACACTGAAAGATAAGTTCCGTATCCTTGGTGAGCCATGGCGTAAGAAGGGGATAGACCCTAACGAGAGTGTGGGTAGCCTTGCTGAACGACGCTTGGGACGGTCATTTGTTGATTACGCAGTCGACCCTTTCCTCTCTGGTGTGTATGCTGGTGATCCTTATCAACTACCAACTCGCCTTGCTTTGCCTAAACTCTACGACTTAGAACAACGTTATGGAAGCTTTATTAAAGGGGCTATGGCACTTGCAAAACAACCAAAGACGGACAGGGAAAAGCGTGCAACGAAGGCTGTCTTCTCTACTCGTGGAGGTTTCCGTAGTCTTGTTTCTGCATTAGGGAGAGTTATTGGTGATGAGAGAATCCGAACGAATTGTAAAGAACTAAGTATTGAACCGTTAGGAGATAAGTGGAAACTGTCTTGGGGTGAGAATACTATAATAGCTGAACAGGTTATTACAACTTGTCCTGCCTATGCCTTGCCTAAGTTATTGAACTTCTTACCTAAGGAGCAACTTGACGATTTAAGCAATCTTTATTATGCTCCAGTGATTGAGATTGGAGTGGGTATGAAGAATACGGGGGATGTACATTGGAATGCCTTTGGCGGATTAGTACCGTCAAAAGAAAAGCAGAATGTATTGGGAGTCCTTATGCCTTCCGCTTGTTTTCAAGGGCGTTCGCCTAAGGAAGGAGCCAATTACGCATGCTTTATAGGTGGTGCTTGTCATCCTGAATATATCAATAAGACGGATGAAGAACTGATAGGATTGGTTAATACGTCCCTTCATACGATGTTGGGTTATCCTAAAGGCACGTGTGCTGACGTCATTCGTATTTACAGACACAGCCATGCTATTCCACAATATATGCCCGAAACGGATGCTCGCCTTCGTACTATTGATGCCGTAGAACTTGCTTATCCTGGTTTACATATCATTGGTAATTTGAAAGATGGTATCGGTATGGGCGATAGAATCAAGCAGGCTGTGGATATGGCAGAGAAGATTAGTTTGTCTGTATCGTAA
- the rpsT gene encoding 30S ribosomal protein S20, giving the protein MANHKSSLKRIRQDKVKTLHNRYYAKTMRNAVRKLRSMTDKEEAVKLYPVVQKMLDKLAKTNVIHQNKAANLKSALCKHVAALG; this is encoded by the coding sequence ATGGCAAATCACAAATCATCATTGAAGAGAATCCGTCAGGACAAGGTTAAGACTTTGCACAACAGATATTATGCTAAGACTATGCGTAACGCTGTACGCAAGTTGCGTAGCATGACGGATAAGGAAGAGGCTGTTAAGCTCTATCCTGTTGTACAGAAGATGTTGGACAAGTTGGCAAAGACTAACGTTATCCACCAGAACAAGGCAGCTAATTTGAAGTCTGCTCTCTGCAAGCACGTAGCTGCATTGGGATAA
- the recO gene encoding DNA repair protein RecO, with protein MILKSKAIVLRSLKFGDSSLIIDMFTELEGRISFITRIPKTAKGKIKKQYFQPLTLLDLEFDYRPRTSLQRIKEVRILRPYGSIPFDPVKSAILLFLSEFLYYVTRGEQQNAHLYNYVCASMEWLDEAERDYANFHLVFMMRLSRFIGFFPNLDAYQAGACFDLRNATFTASAPLHSDYLLPADAAGINQLIRMDYENMHLFRLSRHDRNRISDIVLHYYRIHVPDMPELKSFQVMRELFS; from the coding sequence ATGATTTTGAAGTCAAAGGCAATTGTTTTGCGTTCTCTGAAGTTTGGTGACTCATCACTAATAATTGATATGTTTACCGAGTTAGAGGGGCGTATTTCTTTTATAACGCGCATTCCTAAGACGGCAAAAGGGAAGATTAAGAAGCAGTATTTTCAACCGCTGACCTTACTCGACCTTGAATTTGATTACCGTCCGCGAACTTCTTTGCAGCGTATAAAGGAAGTGCGTATCCTTCGTCCTTACGGCTCTATACCTTTTGACCCTGTGAAGTCGGCTATCCTGCTCTTCCTTTCAGAATTCCTTTATTATGTTACTCGTGGTGAGCAACAGAATGCCCACCTATATAATTATGTATGTGCGAGTATGGAATGGTTGGATGAGGCTGAGCGTGATTATGCCAATTTCCATCTTGTCTTTATGATGCGTTTGAGTCGTTTCATCGGTTTCTTCCCTAATCTTGATGCCTATCAGGCGGGTGCTTGCTTTGATCTTCGCAATGCAACCTTCACTGCAAGTGCACCTCTTCATTCTGATTATCTACTCCCTGCAGATGCAGCAGGTATTAATCAGTTGATTCGTATGGACTACGAGAATATGCACCTTTTCCGTCTATCTCGTCACGATCGCAATCGTATTTCAGATATCGTATTGCATTACTATCGAATCCATGTGCCTGATATGCCTGAACTAAAAAGTTTTCAGGTGATGCGCGAACTGTTTAGTTAA
- a CDS encoding YeiH family protein — protein sequence MKLTEQRSSMLHGVLLITLFACAAFYIGDMGWVKALSLSPMVVGIILGMLYANSLRNNLPETWVPGIAFCAKRVLRFGIILYGFRLTFQDVVAVGFPAIIVDAIIVCGTILLGVLVGRLLKMDRSIALLAACGSGICGAAAVLGVDGAIRPKPYKTAVAVATVVIFGTLSMFLYPILYRAGVFDLSPDAMGIFAGSTIHEVAHVVGAGNAMGAAVSNSAIIVKMIRVMMLVPVLLVIAFFVAKNVAERDDEAGGSRKINIPWFAILFLVVIGFNSLNLLPKELVDFINTLDTFLLTMAMSALGAETSIDKFKKAGFKPFLLAAILWCWLIGGGYCLAKYLVPML from the coding sequence ATGAAGTTAACAGAACAGCGTAGTAGTATGCTTCATGGTGTACTGCTGATTACTTTGTTTGCTTGTGCAGCATTCTATATCGGTGATATGGGATGGGTGAAAGCACTTTCGTTGAGTCCGATGGTCGTTGGTATCATCTTGGGTATGCTTTATGCCAATAGCCTTCGCAATAATCTTCCTGAAACGTGGGTGCCGGGTATTGCCTTTTGTGCGAAACGTGTGTTGCGGTTTGGTATTATTCTTTATGGTTTTCGTTTGACCTTTCAAGACGTGGTGGCAGTGGGCTTCCCTGCTATTATTGTGGATGCAATTATTGTATGTGGAACGATTCTCTTAGGTGTTTTGGTCGGTAGACTCTTGAAGATGGACCGCAGTATAGCTCTTTTGGCAGCTTGTGGAAGTGGTATCTGTGGAGCCGCTGCGGTGTTAGGTGTCGACGGAGCTATTCGTCCGAAGCCTTATAAGACGGCTGTAGCGGTAGCGACGGTGGTAATCTTCGGTACACTTTCAATGTTCCTTTATCCGATTCTTTATCGTGCAGGTGTCTTTGATTTATCACCCGATGCAATGGGAATCTTTGCAGGGTCTACGATTCATGAGGTGGCTCATGTCGTCGGTGCAGGTAATGCCATGGGTGCTGCAGTGAGCAATTCTGCGATTATCGTTAAGATGATTCGTGTGATGATGTTGGTACCTGTGTTGTTGGTTATAGCCTTCTTTGTTGCAAAGAATGTTGCTGAGCGAGACGATGAGGCTGGCGGTAGTCGTAAGATAAACATCCCTTGGTTTGCGATTCTCTTCCTTGTGGTCATCGGTTTCAACTCATTGAACTTACTTCCAAAAGAACTTGTCGACTTTATCAATACCCTCGATACCTTCCTTCTCACCATGGCTATGTCTGCGCTCGGTGCTGAAACGAGTATTGATAAGTTTAAGAAAGCAGGTTTTAAGCCTTTCCTCTTGGCAGCAATTCTATGGTGCTGGCTGATCGGTGGAGGTTATTGCTTGGCAAAGTATTTGGTGCCTATGCTTTAG